Part of the Deltaproteobacteria bacterium genome is shown below.
TCGTCCCATGGTTCTGGGCTTCGCTCCTCTTCCTCATCGTGCCCTTCGTCATGCTCATGAGCCCCAAGGTGCGCCGTGACCACAAAAAGCTCGTCACGCTCTGCGTCATCGCCTTCCTCGGCGTGTGGATCGAGAAGGGCATGGCGCTCGTGCTGCCCGGCTTCATCCCAAGCCCCATAGGCGAGTTCAGCGAGTACTCTCCGTCGTGGATCGAGATATTCAACTCCATCGGTTTCTGGGCCACGGGATTCTTCGTGCTCACCATCCTGCTCAAGGGCGCGGTGGGCATACTGACCGGCGAGATAAAGTACTCCCACCTGCCCCGCTGATGCGGCCCGGCCCGCGTATGCGCAGGGGCCTGGAGGGATCTTCAAGAAACGCATAAAAGGAGTGTTCCTGTGAAAAAGATCGATATCACCACAGCCGTTTTCGTGGTCCTCTTCACGGCGTCTGCGGCCCTCGCCGCCGAGGAGGGGCACGGCGCCCACGGCCTCGGCACCTCGGGCGAGGACACGACACCGCTCACCGAGTGCTTCGAGAGCAGGGAGAAGTACACCACCGTAGAGATAACGGAGATCGAGCCGGGCTGGCCCAACGTCAAGTGCTCGAGGCGCACGGGAGGGGTGCTATGGTGGGGAGACCCCTTCTACGGCACCGAACCCATGGGGGAGATGCCCATAGAGGCCGACTACAGCCACGAGGAGGCCGTCGTGAGGCCGCGCACCGAGAAGCTCCAGTACTTCATGCCCTGCTCGGTCTGCCACAACGGCGAGACCGTGCCGTTCCCCAAGGACAAGAAGCCCAGGCTGCTGCAGATGCACCAGGATATAGTGCCCAACTCGCTGGAGCTCAAGCACGGACGCGGCGCCATATGGTGCCTCGACTGCCATAACGCCAAGAACCGCGACACCCTCGTCGACCACTTCGGCGGCGAGATAAGCTTCAACCAGCCCCAGCGCCTGTGCGGCAAGTGCCACGGCGAGGTCTACAAGGACTGGCGCGACGGCATACACGGAAAACGCATAGGCATGTGGGTGAAGGGGGGAAAGAAGCGCTGGTGGGTCTGCACCGAGTGTCACAACCCCCATACGGTCCAGACCAGGCGCTTCGACAGGCTCCGCCCCGAGCCGGCACCGGCCCTTCCCAAGGGCATGAAGAACGCCGACCATGAGCGCCACCACGGCGGAGGTCACGGCGGCGGCCATTGACGGGCCGGGGCCGGCTCGGCCTTAACGGCCGCGTCTGCTCCGGGGCCGGCTTCGAGGCTCCAGGCCCGGCACAGCTTCAAGCTGTGCCGGGTTTTTTTCGCCGGAGGACCTTGCCGCCGCCCCGGGGCTTGACATGGGGCGGCGGCGTTCCTACATTAATATTTGGGAAAACTCTGACTGATTACCCTGATGGAACCTTTAACGCCCTGCGGATCATCCCGATTGTGCTTGCACAATCGGGATGATCCGCAGGGAATTAAAAGTCTTTGAAGGGGGGCTGGGGGAAACTTTCTACAGAAAGTTTCCCCCGGAACTGCTTTGGGGGAGACTTTCTGTAGAAGGGCCATAGGCCCGCGTTCCCCCGTACCCTCTCGTATGTTATCCGGATCTTCGGCGGCGGCGGATGCGGGCGGGAGCCCCCCTTCAGACTTGAAAAAGTTTTCCCCGGGGTGATTGATCAGAGCTTATGGCGCGCGGAAGCGTTTGCGAGGCTGCGGATAGGCCGGCTGCGGCGTTGTCTTCGCCGGCCGGTGTTGTATGCCGCAGGGAGGTGCTGTCAAGTCGCGGCGGTGCGGGAGGCGGAGGGTGCCCATCCTGTAAAGCGGTTTGACAAGGCCTGAAAAAAAATATATAGTACAGACTCAAGGAGGCGCAGATGGGCAAGATCATAGGAATAGACCTGGGCACCACCAACTCGGTCGTCGCCGTCATGGAGGCGGGCGAGCCCAAGGTGATAGTGAACGAGGAGGGCCACAGGATAACCCCCTCGGTCGTGGCCTTCACCAAGGACAAGGAGATACTGGTCGGTCAGGTGGCCAAGCGTCAGGCCGTCACCAACCCGGAGAACACCATATTCTCCATCAAGAGGTTCATGGGCCGCACCTACGACGAGGTCACCGAGGAGATGAAGATGGTGCCCTACAAGGTCCGCAAGGACGCCCAGGGCAGGGCCGTCGTACACTCGGACAACATGGGCAGGGACTATCTTCCGCCCGAGATATCGGCCATGATACTGCAGAAGCTCAAGCGCTCGGCCGAGGCCTACCTGGGCGAGTCGGTGACCGAGGCCGTCATAACGGTGCCGGCCTACTTCAACGACAGCCAGCGCCAGGCCACAAAGGACGCTGGCAAGATAGCGGGCCTCGAAGTCAAGCGCATCATAAACGAGCCCACCGCCTCGAGCCTCGCCTACGGGCTGGACAAGAAGAAGGACGAGATCATCGCCGTCTACGACTTCGGCGGCGGCACGTTCGACATATCGATCCTCGAGGTCGGCGAGGGTGTCTTCGAGGTGAAGAGCACCAACGGCGACACCCATCTCGGCGGCGACAACTTCGACCAGAGGATTATCGACTGGCTCGTCTCGGAGTTCAAGAAGGATCAGGGCATCGATCTCTCCAAGGACAGGATGGCGCTGCAGAGGCTCAAGGAGGCGGCCGAGAAGGCGAAGATAGAGCTCTCCAGCGTGGCGGAGACCGAGATAAACCTCCCCTTCATAACGGCCGACTCGACGGGACCCAAGCACCTTGTCATAAGGCTTTCGCGCTCCAAGCTCGAACAGCTCGTAAACGATCTCGTCGAGCGCAGCCGCAAGCCCTGCGAACTCGCGCTCAGCGACGCCGGGCTCAAGGCGTCGGACATAGACGAGGTCGTGCTCGTGGGCGGCATGACGCGGATGCCGCTCATCCAGCAGATGGTCAAGGAGTTCTTCGGCCGCGAGCCCCACAAGGGCGTCAATCCCGACGAGGTCGTCGCCGTCGGCGCGGCCATACAGGGCGGCGTGCTCGCCGGAGACGTGCGTGACGTGGTGCTCCTCGACGTAACGCCGCTTTCGCTGGGCGTGGAGACGCTGGGCGGTGTTATGACGACCCTCATCCCACGCAACACGACCATACCGACCAAGAAGAAGGAGACCTTCACCACGGCGGCCGACAACCAGTCGCAGGTGGAGATACACGTGCTCCAGGGCGAGCGCCCCATGGCGCGCGACAACCGCACGCTCGGAAGGTTCCATCTCATGGGCATACCTCCGGCTCCCCGCGGAGTGCCGCAGATAGAGGTGACCTTCGACATTGACGCCAACGGCATCCTCAACGTCTCGGCCAGGGATACGGCCACGGGCAAGGAGCAGAAGATCACCATCACGGCCTCGAGCGGCCTCGACAAGGAAGAGGTCGAAAAAATGATCAAGGACGCCGAGGGACATGCCGAAGAGGATAGGAAGAGAAAGGAGCTCATCGAGCAGCGAAACCAGCTCGACTCGCTCATCTACTCCACCGAAAAGCTCCTCAAGGAGAACCGTGAAAAACTGCCCGAGGCCGAGCGCACCGAGATGGAGGAGGCCGTAAACTCCGCCAAGTCCACGCTCGAAAAGGAGGACATGGATGAGATAAAGGCGGCCGTGGAGAAGCTCAACTCGGTATCGCACAAGGTGGCCGAGCTCCTCTACAAGCAGGCGGCCGGGACCCCGGGAGCCGGCGCCCAGGCCGAGCAGCCGCGGGAAGAGGAAAAGCCCGCGGACGTGGTGGATGCGGAAGTGGTGGACGACGACAAGAAGGAGTCCGCATAGCGTTGCGCGGCCCGGCCGCCCCGGCGGCGGGGCGGCCGGGCCGACCGCATCGCCCCTTCCTTCCACCCGTCCGCAAGCCCTCCCTGCCCGGCGCAACACCACGAGCCCGGTTGAACAAGAGCCCTTCAAGGAGGAAAGCCGTCCCTTGGGGAGGCCATCTGACAGAGGACCGCATGCCCCCTTTCCCCGTCCTTTCCGGGCCCCTCCGGTGTCGGCCGCGGTGACCCGGAGCTTTCTCTTCTCCCCGCGATCCTCACGGCAAGGGCTGCCTGGATCGACGGTTCGGGGAAACGTTAAAGGGGTGCCTGCCGGCGGACGCCGCACAGGGCAGTGACGTCATGGTTCAGGGCAAGGATTATTACAAGATACTCGGCGTTTCAAAGGACGCGAGCGACGAGACCATAAAGAAGGCCTATCGCAGGCTTGCGCGCAAGTACCACCCCGACCTCCATCCCGGCGACAAGGAGATGGAGAGGAAGTTCAAGGAGATAAACGAGGCCTACGGCGTGCTGGGCAATCCCGACAGGCGCAAGGAGTACGATCTGTCGGGCAAGGTCTCCTTCGAGGGCATGGGGCCGGCCTACAGCGGCTTCGACTTCAAGGACTTCGGCTTCAACTTCGGCGGCTTCGAGGACATATTCAGCGAGGTCTTCGGCGCCAGGGCGCGGCGCAAGGGACCGGTGCGCGGCAAGGACGTGGAGCACGCGCTCCACATCGACTTCGTCGACGCCTGTCTCGGAACGGAGGTCGAGGTCGTCACCCCCAAGAGCGGTTTTCTGCGCGGCGGCGAGAAGGTGAAGGTCAAGATACCTCCGGGGGTGAGGAGCGGCACGAGGGTGCGCGTGGCGGGCCGGGGCGAGCCCGGTGTGATGGGGGGGCAGCCGGGTGACCTCTACCTGCGCATATTCGTCAACCCCCATCCCTACTTCAGGCGGGTCGACAACGACATATACCTCGATGTGCCCATAACCATCGGCGAGGCCATCACGGGCCGCGAGATCAGGGTGCCCACGCTGGACGGCATGGCCACCGTCAAGATACCGCCGGGCACGCAGGGCGGCCAGAAGCTGCGGCTCAAGGGCAAGGGCGTGCCCACCCCGGGCGGCAGGCGCGGCGACCAGTACCTCATCATAAAGGTCGCCATTCCGAAGAACATCGACGCCAAGTCCAGGCGGCTCATAGAGGAGTTCGAGAGTATAAATTCCTATGACCCGCGAAGAGGATTGTGGTAAAATAAATCAAGGCCTTCCACTGCGGACAGGATGCGGCATGTGACCAGGCGGCTTCGGCGGCTGCGAATTTTCCCGAGGGGTTCACTATGACTGAGCTCGAGGCCCTGAAAGAGAAACTCGGTCCCAGGGCCCAGGCGGTCCTGGACAGGGCGATAGAAGAGAGCAAGAACCGCAACCACTTCTACCTCGGTGTGGAGCACATCTTCCTCGCCTTCGCCAGGGTGGAGGAGACCTTCTTCAGCGAGGTCATGGAGGACCTCAATCTCGACGCCTACCACGTGCTCAACTTCCTCAACGAGCACCTCAACGTCTCGCGCCAGTACATAGGCGTGGGGCTCAAGGTCCCGCCCGCCACCAAGAACATCTTCAAGCTCGCCTGGGAAGAGGCCCAGCGCTGGGGCCGCGACGAGCTCGACCCGACGGACCTGCTCATGGCCATCTTCCAGGAGAACCAGAGCCTGCCGGCCAGGATATTCCGAAGCTTCGGGCTCGACCCCGACTACGTGATGCGCAAGATCGCGCTTCGCGTAAGGAGCAAGGAAGAGATGGAAGAGGAGATCAAGAAGAAGTACGAGCTCCCGCCAAACCTCAAGCACTTCGCCGTCAACCTCAACAAGCTGGCAAGGTTCGACAAGATACCGCCCATCATAGGCCGTGACGCCGAGCTCGAGCAGCTCATCGAGGTCCTCTGTCACATCGACCGCAGCAACTCGGTCATGGTCGTCGGCGAGCCCGGCGTGGGCAAGACGGCCGTCGTCGAGGGGCTTGCGCGTCTCATCGAGCTCAACCCCTCGCGCGTGCCCCGCAGGCTGCGCGACAAGCACATCGTGAACCTGCAGATGAACTCCGTCGTGGCCGGCACCATCTTCCGCGGCATGTTCGAGGACAGGGTCGAGAAGATCATAAAGGAACTCAAGGAGCGCAAGAACATCATCCTCTTCGTCGACGAGGCCCACACCCTCATCGGAGCGGGCAGCGCCATGGGCGTGCCCTCCGACGCGGCCAACATCTTCAAGTCCACGCTCACCCGCGGCGAGGTCCAGATAATAGGCGCCACCACGCTCGCCGAGTACAAGGAGTTCATCGCCGAGGACGAGGCCCTGGCGCGCCGCTTCCGCACGGTGCAGATCGAGGAGCCCTCAATCGACGACACCCGCTCCATACTGATGGGCATAAAAGGCAGGCTCGAGAGGAACTACTCGGTCACCATCCTCGACGAAACCATAGAGACGGCCCTTGAGATGAGCTCGCGCTACATGCGCAGCCTCAGGCTTCCCGACAAGGTCATAGGCTGGCTCAACACGGCCTGCGTCAAGGTGGAGATAAACCGGCCCGACGAGCCCGTCCGCCCCGACGACGTCATCGAGGTCATAAGCCAGGAGACGAAGATACCGCGGGACATGATCTTCCGCGACACGACGGCCCGCTTCCGCGACATGGAGAAGGCGCTTTCCAGGAGGCTCGTTGGCCAGCGCGAGGCCATAGACTCCCTTGCAAGGAGGCTGCGCCTCAACAAGGGGCCGCTCAAGGAGAATTTTTCCCGCCCCGACGGCGTGCTCCTCTTCCTCGGCCCCACGGGCGTGGGCAAGACCGAGCTTGCAAGGGCCCTTGCCGAGTTCCTCTTCGGCGACGAGAAGAAGATGATCCGCATCGACATGAGCGAGTACAAGGACTCGGCTGTGTCGGTGGACAAGCTCATCGGCATGCCCCGCGGCATAGTGGGCTCCGAGCGCGGCGGGATACTCACCAACCAGGTCCGCGAGAACCCCTACTCCGTGGTCCTCCTCGACGAGGTGGAGAAGGCCCATCCCTTCGTGCTCAACCTCTTCCTCCAGGTATTCGACGAGGGATGGCTCACCGACGGCCGCGGAAAGCGCGTCTACTTCAGCGACACGGTCATCATCATGACGAGCAACCTCGGCGCCGACGAGTTCAAGAGGTTCGTCAAGCCCCTCGGTTTCATGGGCGAGGACTCGAGTGTGGACAACCTCAAGAAGTCCATAATGAAGGAGGTGGAGAACGCCTTCACGCCCGAGTTCCTCAACCGCATCGACGACATAATCATCTTCTCGCCCCTGACGCGCAAGGAGGTCTCCCGCGTGACCCACATGTACCTGGACAAGATAAAGGAGCACATGGCGAGGCACGGAAAGCACCTCGTCGTCACCGAGGCCGCCGTTGACAGGCTCGTCGAGACGGGCTACAGCGCCAAGTACGGCGCCAGGTTCCTGAAGCGCAACATAGATGACAAGGTAAAGATACCCCTGACCCTCAAGTGGAAAGAGGGCGACGTGTTCCGTGTGGACGCCTCGAGCGGCGACGACGTCGTGACCGTCGAGGTCGAGGAACTGCCCGAACCGGTCCTCGTCTGAAGGGGAGGCCGGGGCGGCGTCCGGGGGCGCGGCGGGCCGGTGTGGAGGGCGCCCCCGCCTGAGGCGACATGTCCCCGCGCCGGGGGCTTTGGGAGAGGCGGGCCCTCCGCACGAAGATGCGGCGGGCCGGGCGGGAGGGCGCCCCGCCTGAGACGAAATATCCCCAGCCCCGGAGGGCCTTGGGGAGAGCGCGGGCCCTCCGCACGAAGATGCGGCGGGAAATCCTACGGAGGTCTTCTCTTGATAAAGAACATACTCGTTGCTCTCGACGGCTCCGACCACTCCACGGCCGCAGCCGACTGGGCCCTGTGGCTCGCCCGTCGCCTGGGGGCCGACCTCTCGGCTCTCCACGTCGTCGACATCGTGGCGCTCGAGGGGCCTTTCTTCCATGACCTCTCCGGTTCGCTGGGGTTCGAGCCCTTCCTCAACTTCTCTTCCAGCATGAAAGAGATAATGGAGTCCAACGGCCGCGAGATACTGGCCTCCTTCAAGGAGAGCTGCGGCGAGGCGGGTGTGGAGGCCCACGACCACATGGCCTACGGCGTTGTGACTACCGAGATATGCGAGCGCGCCACGGTGGCCGACCTCGTCATACTGGGCCGCCGCGGCGTCAACGCCAGGTTCGAGTACGGCATGCTCGGCTCGGTGACCGAGGGGGTCATCCGCAAGTCTCCCAAGCCGGTGCTCGTCGTGCCCGAGAAGTTCAAGCCCCCATGCAGGCCGCTTCTCGCTTACGACGGCGGCCACAGCGCCAGCAAGACCATGCACTCGGCCGCCGAGTTCGCAAAGGCCCTCGACCTCGCCCTCACGGTCGTCGCCGTCGGCGGGGAAGAGGCCGAATCGCTGCTCAGGGACGCCGAACACTACCTCGCCTCCTACGAGGTGGAGGCCGATTTCGTGAAGCTCGAGGGCGACCCTCCGACGGCCATAGCCGAGTATGCGCGAGGCGAGGGGAAGGACCTCCTCTTCATGGGGGCCTCCCACCACGCAAGGCTCGTGGAGATGGTGCTCGGCTCGACGACCGAGTACGTCATGAGGGCCGTGGAGCGGGCCTTCTTCATCGAAAGGTAGGGCGGCGGAGCGGGGAAGGCCCGGCCGACGCCGCCGCGAAGGGCCGGATAGTCCTTGACTTGCCGGGACAAAAGACGTACTATATATATGTAGAAAAGGAGTCTTTAATGGATCTCGAGACGTTTCGCAGGCTTGAGGAGGCTCTTGAGAAGCTGCTGCAAAGTCACGGTGCGTTAAAGGAGGAGAAGAGGTTACTTACTGAAAGGCTTAGGGAGAAGGAATCCGAGATCGAAGGGCTCAAGGAGAGGCTCGAAAAGCTCGATTCGGAGAAGGAGCTTATCAGGGACAAGGTAGACGGACTTCTTAACAAGCTCGAGGGCTTCATCTAAACTTCCGGGGGTCTCGTCTTGGAAGGCGTCGTTGAAGTCAAGATACTGGGCCAGACGCTCATCGTCAAAAGCGATGGAGACGAAACCTATGTGCGCGCCGTCGAGGAGCACTTGAGAGAGCAGATAGAAGAGGTCAAGCGCTATACAAAGGCCGTATCCACACTCGATGTCGTACTGCTTACGGCGCTTAATATCACCGGAGAGCTTGTAAAGACGAAGAAGCAACTGGACAGCTTACTTGCAAGGTCGGAGGAACTTACGCGCCAGATTGAACAGAGGAGATGACGGGCTTCTCCCCTGCGGTGTTCGTGATCGATTGGTGATTTTTAGAACCAACACAAACGGTCAGGGAGCCTGCTCTGTCCGTGGCCGGCGTATCCCCCTGCGGGAAGGCCGAAAGCGGTTACCGGGCGCCCACCTATGAACCACGGGTTCATAAATACTTTCGACACGGCACAGGCGGGGGAGAACTTTATACGGCCCTTCCAAACCCTCCCGACCAGCCCGCAAGTCCCTGCCCGCCTTCCTTCAGGCCGATCCGCCCATGCGGAGCCGCGCCTGTAGATTCCCACACTGCCGGTCCCTGGCCGTCCATCGGCCGTCCTTACCCGAAAGCCGAAGCATACACGGACGGACAGAGGTCTCCACTACCATGGCGGCAGCCGCGGCCAAGAAACGGCTTAGAAGCGAGATGCTCGCAAGGCGTCACGCCCTTGCGCCCCGGTCGGTGAGCTCACTGGGCGAGGCGGTGCGGCTCAGGCTCGCATCGACGCCGGAATACGCGGCCGCCCGTACCGTGGCGCTCTACTGGGCCGTGGACAACGAGGTCCCCACGGCCGCCATAGTGGCCGACGCCCTGGCGGCGGGCAAGTCGGTCTGTCTGCCGAGGGTGAATGGGCGGAGCCTGAGCTTCCACAGGGTTCTCGACACGGCAACACTCCGTCCCGGCAGCTACGGCGTGCCCGAGCCCCCCGACGACGGCCAGCCCCTGCGGGCCTGCGACTTCGACCTCGTCGTCGTGCCCGGCGTGGCCTTCGACATGCGCGGCGCGAGGCTCGGCTACGGCATGGGCTACTACGACCGGTGGCTCGCCGGTGTGAGCGCGCCGGTGGCAGCGCTCGCCTACGACTTCCAGGTGGTGGAAGAGATGGAGACCGACGGTCACGACGTGCCCGTGACCGTCATAGTCACCGACAGGAGAGTACTCAGGCCGCGGCCGCGGGACCGCGGCCATCACATATAGAAAGGGGTGTTGCGGAGATGGGAATATCGATGGCGTTCACCGTCACGGCCGTGGCCGTGCTGGCCATGCTGGCCGGCGTGGCCCTGGGGTACGTATTCAGGAAGAGCTTTCTGGAGAAGAGCCTCGAAGGGGCCAAGAACTCTGCCGAGAACATCATAGCCGATGCCAGGAAAGAGGCCGATAACATACTCAAGGAAGCGAGCCTTCAGGCCAAGGACAGGATATACCAGAGCAAGCTCGACCTCGAGCGGGAACTGAAGGAGAGCCGAAAGGAGATAAGCAACCTCGAAAAGAGGCTCGTGGCCAAGGAGGAGAGCCTCGACAAGAAGTTCGAGTCCCTGGACCGCCGCGACGCCGAGCTCAAAAAGCGCGAGAGGAACCTGGACAACCAGGAGCGCAGGCTCGCCGACAGGGAAAAACAGATCGAGAAGGTGCTTGCCGAGCAGAGGAGCAGGCTTGAGGGCATGGCCGGCATGACGGCCGAAGAGGCCAAGCGCATGCTGCTCGAGTCCATGGAGGAGGAGGCGAAGCTCGATGCCGCCAAGATGCTAAAACGCATCGAGGAGGAGACCCGCGCCGAGGCCGACCGCAGGGCCAAGGACATCATAAGCCTCGCCATCCAGCGCTACGCGGGCGACTACGTCTCCGAGCGCACCGTCTCGGTCCTTGCCCTTCCGAGCGACGAGATGAAGGGCAGGATCATAGGACGCGAGGGCCGGAACATCAGGGCCATCGAGGCCGCAACGGGCATAGACATCATCATCGACGACACCCCGGAGGCCGTCATCCTCTCGGGCCACAACCCCGTGCGCCGCGAGATCGCGCGGCTCGCCATCGAGCGCCTCGTCACCGACGGCAGGATTCACCCGGCCCGCATCGAGGAGATCGTCGGCAAGGTCGAAAAGGAGATCAACCAGGCCATAATGGAGGCCGGCGAGCGCGCCGTCTTCGACGCCGGGCTCCACGGCATACACCCGGAGATCCAGAAGCTCATCGGCCGGCTCAAGTTCAGGACCAGCTACGCCCAGAACGTCTACGCCCACTCCCTGGAAGTCGCCTTCATATGCGGCGTCATGGCCGCCGAGCTGGGCCTCTCGGTCAAGCAGGCCCGCAGGGCCGGCCTGCTTCATGACATAGGCAAGGCCGTCGATCACGAGGTCGAGGGCCCACACGCCGCCATAGGGGCCGATATAGCCAGAAAGTACAACGAGAGCCCCAGGATCGTCGCCGCCATCGCCTCCCATCACGACGACGAGCCGGGCTCGGTGCTCGGCGTGCTCGTCCAGGCGGCCGACACCCTCTCGGCCGCCCGTCCCGGGGCGCGCCGCGAGATGATAGAGACCTACGTGAAGCGTCTTGAAGACCTGGAGAAGATAGCAAAGAGCTTCAAGGGGGTCGAAAAGAGCTACGCCCTCCAGGCGGGCCGCGAGCTGAGGGTCATCGTCGAGAACAAGGCCACGACCGATGAGGGCGCCGTCGTGCTCTCGAAGGACATAGCCAAGAAGATAGAGAAGGAGCTGAGCTACCCCGGCCAGATCAAGGTCACCGTCATAAGGGAGACGAGGGCCGTGAACTACGCCAGGTAAGGGAAAGTCCGATTTGCTTCGCCGGGGGGAACCGCGGGCCCGTGGCCCTTCTTCGGAAGTCTCCCCCGGTTAAAGGGGGCCGGGGCGACGATGGCCGACAAGGTGGGCATACTCTTTTTGGGAGACGTGATAGGGCGTCCCGGCAGAAAGGCCCTCAGGAGCGTTCTGCCGGCGCTGCTTGACCGTTACGACCCCGACGTGCTCGTGGCCAACGGCGAGAACGCCGCCGGAGGCTTCGGCATCACCCCTCAGGTGGCCGAAGAGCTCTTCGGTCTCGGCGTCCACGTCATCACCTCGGGAAACCACATCTGGGACAAGCGCGAGGTGCTCGACTACATCGACGGGTGCGAGCGGCTCATCAGGCCGGCCAACTACCCCGAGGGGACGCCGGGCAGGGGCTCCGCGCTCTACCGCTGCCGCACCGGCGCCCTCGTCGCCGTCGCCAATCTTGCAGGCACGGTCTTCATGGACCCCCTCGAGTGTCCCTTCCGGGTGGGCAAGGCGCTGGTGGAGAGGCTCAGGCGCGCCACACCGGTGGTGGTGGTGGACTGCCACTGCGAGACCACATCCGAGAAGGGGGCGCTGGGATGGCATCTCGACGGGCTTGCAAGCGCCGTCGTGGGCACCCATACCCATGTGCAGACCTCGGACGAGCGCATCCTGCCGGGCGGGACGGCCTACATAACCGACGCCGGCATGACGGGCTCCATGGACTCGGTCATAGGCGTAAAGAAAGAGGCGGCCCTTGCGAGGTTCCTCACCAGGATGCCCTCGAGGTTCGACCCCGCCACAAAAGACCTCGAGGTCCAGGGCCTGTGGATGGAGATCGACGGCGGCAGCGGCCGGGCCCTCTCGGTGGAGAGGGTGAAGGAGAAGGCATGAGCCGCCGGAGAGTCCCCCCCCGGTTCCTCGCCCCATCGTATGTTATTCGGATCTTCGGCTGTACCGGGGAGTTCGGCCCGCGCCAGGCGGGATTTTTACGCCTTTGCGGCCCGAACTCCCCGGCACAGCCCCCCGAGGCAGCCGGCGTGGGCAGGACACCCCCTTCAAAGACTTTCAATACGAGTTGGTTTCCCCCTGTCTTGCGGAGCAAGACAGGGGGAAACCAACTCGCGTTAAAAGTTTTTGGAGGGAGTCTGAGGGAACCGGGGGTCTGTGACCCTTTTACAAAAAGGTTCCCTCAGTGCAATAAATCAGAGTTTCCTTAGCGTCAAAAGACTTTTAACGCTGCGCCGTTTGTGCGATAATCGTGCGCCGATATCACTTTTCGAGGTGGGCGGGAGATGACTGGCGAGGTGAGGAGGCAGCTTGAGCTCATTAAGCGGGGCGCCGAGGGGGTGGTGAGCGATCAAGAGCTCGCCGCAAGGATCGAGGAGTCGGTGAATACGGGCAGACCCCTTC
Proteins encoded:
- the rny gene encoding ribonuclease Y, producing MAFTVTAVAVLAMLAGVALGYVFRKSFLEKSLEGAKNSAENIIADARKEADNILKEASLQAKDRIYQSKLDLERELKESRKEISNLEKRLVAKEESLDKKFESLDRRDAELKKRERNLDNQERRLADREKQIEKVLAEQRSRLEGMAGMTAEEAKRMLLESMEEEAKLDAAKMLKRIEEETRAEADRRAKDIISLAIQRYAGDYVSERTVSVLALPSDEMKGRIIGREGRNIRAIEAATGIDIIIDDTPEAVILSGHNPVRREIARLAIERLVTDGRIHPARIEEIVGKVEKEINQAIMEAGERAVFDAGLHGIHPEIQKLIGRLKFRTSYAQNVYAHSLEVAFICGVMAAELGLSVKQARRAGLLHDIGKAVDHEVEGPHAAIGADIARKYNESPRIVAAIASHHDDEPGSVLGVLVQAADTLSAARPGARREMIETYVKRLEDLEKIAKSFKGVEKSYALQAGRELRVIVENKATTDEGAVVLSKDIAKKIEKELSYPGQIKVTVIRETRAVNYAR
- a CDS encoding TIGR00282 family metallophosphoesterase → MADKVGILFLGDVIGRPGRKALRSVLPALLDRYDPDVLVANGENAAGGFGITPQVAEELFGLGVHVITSGNHIWDKREVLDYIDGCERLIRPANYPEGTPGRGSALYRCRTGALVAVANLAGTVFMDPLECPFRVGKALVERLRRATPVVVVDCHCETTSEKGALGWHLDGLASAVVGTHTHVQTSDERILPGGTAYITDAGMTGSMDSVIGVKKEAALARFLTRMPSRFDPATKDLEVQGLWMEIDGGSGRALSVERVKEKA